The following proteins are co-located in the Paenibacillus sp. JNUCC32 genome:
- a CDS encoding class I SAM-dependent methyltransferase — translation MEIIKHNQDQWELKVKQKNQWTVPVSSEEIQKARMGDWSIIVTSTKPVPKEWFPELNGKNVLCLASGGGQQGPVLAAAGANVTVLDFSESQLEQDRFVAERDGLSIRTVLGSMTDLSMFESESFDLLVHPVSNLYVPDIQPVWQEAYRVLKPGGIMISGFMNPVFYLFDWELEEQGTLRVKHTLPYSELDYATEEEIVRSGVALEFGHTLEQQMGGQIQSGFMIAGLYEDSFGGEKLLDRYANSFIATRAIKL, via the coding sequence ATGGAGATTATCAAGCATAACCAAGACCAATGGGAGCTTAAAGTCAAACAGAAAAATCAGTGGACTGTTCCTGTAAGCAGCGAAGAAATCCAGAAAGCCAGAATGGGCGATTGGTCTATTATCGTCACTTCAACCAAGCCTGTGCCCAAAGAATGGTTTCCGGAACTAAACGGAAAGAATGTGCTCTGCCTAGCTTCTGGAGGAGGGCAGCAGGGACCCGTATTGGCAGCTGCGGGAGCAAATGTAACCGTGCTGGATTTCTCCGAATCTCAATTGGAGCAGGATCGCTTTGTTGCTGAACGGGACGGATTGTCCATTCGGACGGTTCTCGGTTCGATGACGGATTTAAGCATGTTTGAATCGGAGAGCTTTGATTTGTTGGTTCATCCGGTATCTAACCTTTACGTGCCTGATATCCAGCCGGTCTGGCAGGAGGCATATCGCGTGTTGAAGCCTGGCGGCATAATGATTAGCGGCTTTATGAACCCGGTCTTTTATTTATTCGACTGGGAACTGGAAGAACAGGGCACGCTTCGGGTGAAGCACACCCTTCCCTATTCTGAACTGGATTATGCGACGGAAGAAGAGATTGTGAGAAGCGGGGTAGCATTGGAATTCGGACATACGCTGGAACAGCAAATGGGAGGTCAGATTCAATCCGGATTTATGATTGCCGGGTTATACGAGGATTCCTTCGGAGGCGAGAAATTGCTGGACCGCTATGCAAACAGTTTTATTGCGACAAGAGCCATAAAGCTTTAA